The Molothrus aeneus isolate 106 chromosome 11, BPBGC_Maene_1.0, whole genome shotgun sequence genome segment ACTGCACGCACACTGACTGTGCCCTTGCAGCTCTACTCCCACGCCGTGTCGGCCAACGGGCAGCCCGTGGAAGACCCCATGGAGATCATCATCACCGTCACTGACCAGAACGACAACCGGCCGGTCTTCACCCAGGAAGTCTTTGTTGGCTACATTGAGGAGAACGCAAAGCCGGGTAACGTGGGCGACTCTGAGCTGGGACCACGCAGAGCCCTGAGCgtgagcagtgccagggtgtCCAGTGGATTCTGTCTCATCAGTAACATCTCCCTGGCTTGTCCCCATGTCCAGGCACATCTGTGATGACCGTGAACGCTACGGACGCAGATGATGCAATCAATGTGAACAATGGCATCATCGGCTACTCCATCCTCAGCGAGGAGCCCAAGGGTGCACAGCAGATGTTCACCATCAACGCCAAGAACGGCATCATCAGTGTCATTGGCACGGGACTGGACCGGGAGGTGGGCCCCTTGCCACAGCCCAAGGGAACCTGGGCTGCCCCACAGTGGGATGTGCCATGGGGAGAAAGGGATactgcagccctggggtccATCTGGTTCTGGGACATGCCATCCCTGGGTCACTGTCCCTGGCTGTAGGGGTGTCTACAGGAGCTATGCTGGGGACcctccaggagcccccagccTTGCTGAGCCCTGGAGTGGGTACAGTGCCAGCCCCTTAGGTGGGCAGCCAGGACATCAGCTGCCTGTGTGCCAGCAGGAAACAGCGAGGCTggagaagggtggaggagcaggcAGGTGATGCCTGGAGGAGGGAAACACCCCAAtccccaccccagccctaacTGGGATGATTTTGCTCTGCAGACCACTCCCAACTACACGCTGATCATCCAGGCTGCAGACCAGGAAGGTTTTGGCCTGACCaacactgccactgccatcATCAAAGTCACTGATGCCAATGACAACCCTCCCGTCTTCGACCCTGCCACGGTACCacgcagccccagctgctgccctccccggGCATCGTGGCACCAGCTCCCACCTGGGGTGCCTGGGGCCACACAGgtgactgtccctgtcccatctTGCAGTATGAGTCATCAGTGGACGAGAATGAGGTGGGGGTGGTGGTGGCCCGGCTGCACGTGACAGACCAGGACCTGCCAGGCTCCCCGGCCTGGAACGCCGTCTACCGCATCCGCAGCGGGGACCCACAGGGCGACTTCGAGATCACCACTGACCCCAAAACCAACGATGGGCTCCTGAAAACTGCCAAGGTGGGTCCTGCTGCCTCATGGCTGCCTCAGCACCAGCTGACTCCCTGCTGGCACTACCCCGCTTCTCTCCCACCCCCAGGGCCTGGATTATGAGACCCAGAACCGGTATAAGCTCGTGGTGTCAGTGGAGAACCAGGTCCCCTTCACCGTGGCCTTGAATCTTGCCACAGCCAATGTCCTGGTGGTGGTCAGGGACGTGAATGAAGCCCCGATCTTCATGCCCCCAGTCAAGCAGGTGGAGGTGATGGAGGATGTGCCAGTGGGATACCAGATCACCTCCTACACAGCCCAGGACCCCGACAAGGACCAGAGACAGAAAATCACGTGAGTGGAGGGTGATGGTGGCGGGGGCTTTGCTGGGATGTCTGAGGGGCTGCACTGCACCGTGTGCCCCTTCCTCTCCCCCTGCTgacccctggctgtccccaggtaTCGCATGGGCAGTGACCCTGCAGGGTGGTTGGAAATTGACCCTGAGAACGGCATCATCAcggcagcccagcccctggacCGGGAGTCGGCACATGCCATCAACAGCACCTACAAGGCCATCATCCTGGCCGTGGACAATGGTGAGggtgcccagctgctgcccccgTGTCCATCTCCGTGTACCCCCATGGAGGTGCCTCGCTGACTCTTAGTCCCACAGGGTCACCAAACTATGCCACCGGCACGGGGACACTGCTCCTCGTGCTTCAGGATGTAAATGACAACGGGCCCGTGCCAGAGGCCCGGAGCTTCGACATCTGCAACCGGCAGCCCGAGGAGCAGACGCTGAAGATCATCGACAAGGACCTGCCCCCCAACACCCACCCCTTCAAGGCAGAGCTGATGTATGGCTCTGGCAGCAACTGGACTGTCAGTGTGGTGCAACCAGGTGGGTGCCACCTGCTCTGGTGCTGGGCCCGCAATGAGCACTAGGCTGGGGACCTGCCACGGGGCAAAGTCCTGTGCCAGTGCCAAGGGTGTTCCCAGAGCAGAactgggaaaggggctggagcaccaggagtggttgagggagctggggaggctcaGGAGGAACCTTCTGGCTCTCCACAACTTAGtggcaggagggtgcagccaggtgagggtcagGATCTGCTCCTAAGATATAGGACAAGGGGAAACAACCTCGAGATGTGCCAGGagagatttaggttggatattggggaaAATTCATCAATGGAAAAGGTGCTCAGgcattggaagaggctgcccagggcagtggtggagtccccatccctagAGGGATTTAAGAGCTGTGTAAATATGGCACTTGTAGAAATGagtcagtggtggccttggcagtgctgggggatggCTGGACTCAATAATCTTGGGGaccttttccaacccaaatgcTTCTATGGTTCACCAAGACGAGGTGAAGCTGAACATGAAGAAGGAGCTGGAGCCGGGCGAGTACAACATCTTCCTGAAGCTGCTGGATGCACAGGGCAAGGATCAGATCACAGCAGTGCGAGCCCAGGTGTGCAGCTGCGAGGGGCCAGCCAAGAACTGCGAGCGCAGAGCCTACATCTCCGGTGGCATGGGCGTGCCCGCCATCCTGGGCATCCTGGGGGGcatcctggcactgctcagtgAGTACCCCggacagggatgggagggacAGAGTGCGGGTCaccccctgcctgctgccctgacaccccctccctgtgcctgcagtcctcctgctgctgctgctgctctttgtgaggaagaggaaggtggAGAAGGAACCACTGCTCCCACCCGAGGACGACATGAGGGACAACGTGTACCACTACGACGAGGAGGGCGGCGGCGAGGAGGACCAGGTGGGATGGCTGTGCTTGCTGGACCCGGCCCACCAAGGGGTGGTGGCGGTGCCCATGGCTGTCCCTCGATCCCTGactcctcctgtccccccaGGATTATGACCTGAGCCAGCTGCACCGGGGGCTGGATGCCCGGCCCGAGGTGATCCGCAATGACGTGGCCCCCCCGCTGATGGCGGCCCCGCAGtaccggccccgccccgccaaCCCCGACGAGATCGGCAACTTCATCGACGAGGTGAGTGCTGGAGAGCCCGGGGGGTGACAgctccctgccacagcagcGCAGGGGATGCGGGTGCTGacccctgtgctcccccagAACCTGAAGGCGGCCGACACGGACCCCACGGCCCCCCCCTACGACTCGCTGCTGGTGTTCGACTACGAGGGCAGCGGCTCGGAGGCCACCTCGCTCAGCTCCCTCAACTCCTCCGCCTCCGACGGCGACCAGGACTACGACTACCTCAACGACTGGGGCGGCCGCTTCCGCAAGCTGGCCGAGCTCTACGGCGGCGGCGAGGAGGACGATTAGGGACCCCCAGCCCGCTGCTGCCACCTCATTTCACCCCTCTGGACTCACGTTGGTCTCTCTCCAGGGTGGCCAAATCCCTCCTAAACCCTGTGCCCATGTCTTCCTCACTGAGAAAGTGAGTGAGCATCCCCAGCTCAGACTCAGTGGGgatgggaggttttggggtagTCTGGGTGTTTCCTGGCCCCCTTGGCTCCAGGGCATAGACCAATTCAGTCCATTCCCTATCCTGAGGAACTGAGGTGCTCCCAgctgtggggggggggggcaggatCAGGtccttcttcccttttccatgaggggaaaaagggtTTCACTGGCGCTCTCCAAAATACCTcatgctgccagccccacacaggctCAGATCATAAACCTAGTGATGGAGAAGTGCAATGAGGCACTTGATCAACACTGACCAAAGAATGGGCCATCACTGACAATTGTATTTAATACTACTTTGTACAGGcagatttctatttttctgtacACCAGATTATGGATTGATTCCCTCCTCTGTTATGTCAGGTGTAATTAGCATGCAGTCATTGAAAGGTGCTTTCCAAAATCAAAGGGCTTTCCCAAAATACTGACCTTTGTGTTTAGCTGTCGTCACggtttgtattttttatcaTGGGAAAAGGGTCTAATGGAAGCTGGGAAACCAGCAGTGGCCAAGTGTTGATTGCATGGTTTTTATATAGaattgaaataataaattgttttaagaaaaccaaaccacttTTCTCTGTGTGAGGCTCTGCTGGTGCTTGAAGGCTTTACCTGCTGCACAGGTGTGGCCATGGCCCCCTccacagggagaggagaatCACAGAAGGGTTGGAGTTTGAAGAGACCTTATGGATCATTGAACTCCATCCGTCATGGACAGGGGCACCTTCggctatcccaggctgctccaacccggccttgggcactgccagggatccaggggcagccacagctgctctgggcagaaTCACGGAAGGGTTAGAGTTTGAAGAGACCGTATGGATCATCCAACTCCACCCGTCATGGAcaaggacaccttcccctgtcccaggctgctccaagcctcagtgtccagcccggccttgggcactgccagggatccaggggcagccacagctgctccgggcaccctgtgccagggcctcaccactctcaaGTGAAAAGGATTCCTCCTCAGCGCACCCACTCTCTGCGGTGGCGGTGGCAGTGGCAGCCATTTCCCCGGTCCCAGTCCCGCCCCCCAAAGCCGCTCTCCGGTCCCGTCCTCCTCCCATCCCGACCTCCCCAAGATGGCGGCAGCcgggcggccccgcccctcgcGCCCTCCCCAAGatggcgggcggcggcggccccccccccttccctgccctgcgcAGCATGGCGGCACTGACCGACAGCGCTCCCGACATGGCGGGCGGCGCGCAGCCGGGCCCGGAGCCGGCCTGTGTGCTGGAGgcgctggagctgctgctggggccgCCCGGTGATGGCGACAGTGCTGCCGAGCCCGGCAAGGAGCCCGCCCTGTGCCTGGAGACGCTGCGCAGGAACGCGGCGGCGCTGGAGGAGCGGCTGTCCCGGGCAGCGGGCTGGGCCGCGCTGCGCCAGCTCCGGGCGGCCGTGCTGTGCCGGGCGCCCGCGCTGGCGGCCGGGGCGGCGAGCGCGGAGCCGGGTTGGGCGGCGGCCTGCGggctgctggcgctgctgctgtgcctcaaGGAGCGCCTGGCCGCGCTGGCCGCcacccccgccgcccccgccgctgccggggcgccgccgccgcccggcgcCGACACGCTGAGCGTGGGGCAGGAGCGGGCGGTgcggcgggcgctgcgggccgccgtggggctggggctgctgccgcACCTGCCGCCGGGGCtcgggccggggccggcgctgGGGCCGCCGCCCGGCAGCCGCGGGGCCCGGCTGTTCGCTGCCGTGGCCGCGTTGGTGGAGCTGGCCCGGCTGCCGGCGCTGGGCGCCCCTCTGCTCGCCCGGCATCTCCGGCTGCTCCTGTGCGGGCTCTGCGCGCTGGgacacggccccgccgccctctGCCAGGTCCGTGCCACACTCGCAGCCCGTGTCCCGCTCCCCAGGGCAGGCGTGCGTGTCCCAGCCCGCTCCTCCGGCGGTTCATCCTGTGTCCTGCCCCATGTCAGAGAAAGAACGGGAGGCACGGAGCCCGCCGAGGGGCTGCGGGGCACCGGCACACCGCCCGGACCGAGCTGTTCTCAAAGCCCCGGTGTGTTTTGTTCCAGGGTGTTTCGGACGCGGAGCGAGCGCAGTGCCGGGAAGCCCTGGGGGACATCCTGGACCGTGTTTACCAACCGCTGGCCGTGCAGGAGCTGCTcgtcctgcagggacagcccaagCAGGTACCCGGAGCCATCCCCGACACCGGGCTGTCAGCGTCCCTACCCCCCGTGGTTCCCACACGCCGAGGATGCTGCTCTTCTGGGAACGCTCTTACACCTTCAAAGCCAGTCCCCGAGTGCCGGCGAGGCTGCTGGGTCTGTGgcattccagccctgctgtgcaggAGCGGAGTGTGGGTGTGTCAGGGACTGTCATCGCCGCACGTGCCACCTTGGCTTGGCACCCACATCCACCGTGCCCGGCCAAGCAtagctcctgctcctccaaacCTCACCCTTCCCACTCAGGGGATGACACAGGgcacctgctgctctctggggctGTTCCAAAGCATCCCggggaggaggagatggggaaTCTCTTAAGTGTTGTTTTAGGAAAGTCCCCGTGGGAAAATGCCCttaatagaatcatagagtcCCAGAATGGCTTGGCCTGGAAGGGAACTCAAAGTTCATTTCATTCTACTCTCTATCATGGGCGGGGACActttccaccatcccaggttgctccaagccccgtccagcctggcctcggACACTTCCAGAGGTGGAATAGCATGCTAAGCACCTGAGGGCTGACTTCTCATTAATCCCTGatttgctttgtgctgctggatgAAGCAGCAATTCAAAGCttgtgtgctgtgctctctgTCAGAGCCTGGGCTGTTGCCCAGGGGtgggctgggcacaggtgtgtgcaggcaggCTCCTCACCTGCTCCTTTGCTGCCTTGCAGAGGTGCCCGGGGGCTGCTCCGGGCTGGCTGCGGCGGCTCTGCGGGCACCTGCTCTCCGAGAGGCTGCTGAGGCCCAGCGGGGTGCAGGCCGTGGTTCGGGGTGTCTTGGAGGCCACAGACGGTGAGTGGGGGGCTGTGGGCCCCAGCATCACAGATTCAGAGGTGTCTTGAGACAGTTCACCCcagaagagcagagccacaagAGCTGGGTGTAGGGGCTGGCTTGTGCCAGGCTGAGGTGACACACAGACGTTGCACTGAGCTCCGAAACTGCTCTAATTTGGGATACACATATGTTAGAGGGCCACACTGAAAGGCTCCAAGCCTGTTTGTGCCTCGATGGGGTCACACAGTATGTGTGTCCAGAGTGGGATCAGTCCTGGGGAGTGCCCTGTCCCAGTGTGGTGGGGGCCGTGCTGGACgctgggctgtgggagctgtAGGGACAGTGagacccatcccatcccctgctctccatgtcctgccagggaaggaagcTGTTGCTCTCCACAAGCTGAATCCCACGGTTTTTAGTGCCAAAATCTTGTCTGGCCAACTCCAACCATCCAAGCACAACCTCTCCCCACCTTTTGGCTCACGCACCTGGCTGTAGGAATTGCTTTCCACTATTAGGGGTCTTGCACAGCAATTTTGCCCTTTCTATCCTTAAGTTCAGCTGTCTCCTGAAAGAGCAATAAAAGCTCAAAatcaaaatccaattttttgGCTAGGGGTACCTGgcttcagccagagctggcCATGGGTTGGGCTGACCcaggatttctgctgctgttgtagGTGGTGCTGGTgatgaagcagcagctctggactgGAGGAAATGTGATGCAGTTGGGAAGATCCTGGCTGCCTgcccccagcagtgcctgtcccTTGAGGACTACTACAGACAGGTGTGCCCCCAGGTAAGTCCCTCATCCCCTCTGCTGGAGAATGTGGAGCCAGCTCTCAGCTTGGAGGGTGCTGGGGCTCTTCCTTTTGCTTCAGTGTGGCCTGGCTCAAGCCAGCACAATGTGAACATGTTTTCCTGGCAGTAGGATGTTTCCACTcttgaattttctgtgttttattgaAATGCTGGATGATGTTGTCTGATCACGAGGGACTTGTCACTGTGCtacacagagctctgtgtgtagCTCTTGCTTTTAGCCTTTGGCTCTGGGAGTGGTGCAGGCTCCTGGTTTGACCCAGAGAGGTGTCCTGCATGTGTGGGACGGACACTGGCTCTTCCACACACAGAATGTCatgccagctgccagcacagcagcacatggGTGGCTCCTTGGCTGCTGCAAGGCGCCAGGCTGTCCCCTCTGAGGGGTTGCTGatccttgtttctttttccttggcaGATTCTGGACTTGCTGCACGTCCAGGACAAAGTGGCAGCGCGGCAGTTCCAGCGTGTGGCCTCCACCACGGTGCTGAGCATGgccagggagcagccccagctggcagagaggcacctgctgcagcccctgctggccCCGCTGCGCCGCTGCTCCGAGGCTGCAGGTACCCACCTGCACTGGGGAGGGCCCTGGTTCTGCTCCTCACTGGTTTTTGTCATTCCATCGGAGTTTtctcaggccaggctggggagtgtggcagcccagctctctgtgctgacCCTGTCAGTTTGTCTGGGTACCCCATATTTACTCCTGTTTGAGTGCAGTCGCTGCAGCGTGGGAGCTGAGCAGtttggctctgcctgtgctccttGGGAGCCTCTCCCAGTCTGACATCCTTGTTCTGGGCTTGCAGACAGAAGCTGCTGGTTCCCCACACAggccagcagctctctggggaATCATCCATCATGGAGTTGTGGTCTGTGTTGATTTCCGTGTCTCCTTGGGGGTTTACAACACTGCAGCACAATTAGGATGGCTAATGAGGGCTGCTCTGTTCccatggggagggaagggagctgtgggagtgctttggggtgcagggaatgcagttctgctgctgggggctctgggctgttttggggggcTCATGTGTGTGCCCTTTGCTTTCAGAGCTGGCACTGGAGGATTTGACAGCAGGGGCCATGCTGGtgccagaggcagagctgggcagctgtgTGGAAGATGTGCTCAAGGTACCATGTCTGCTTTGGGTGAGAAAAAGCTGGTTTGAGACCTGGTGAGCAGTTCAGTGTGTGTTGGGCCCCACAAACCCCATCAGTGTCTCCTGCAGTCATGCTCAGTTGTCTGGTCTTCATCTGCAAGAGTACCCCAGCCTCCACATGGGCTGTGCCcgagcctcaccaccctcacagggaaggattccttcccagtatcccattcAACCCGTCCTCTTAAGGTTGGAAGTtattgctccttgtcctgtcactctaTCCCCTGtgcaaagtccctctccagccctcttGGAGCCCCCTTAGGCACTGTAAGGAGCTCTGAGCATTCCTTGGAGCACAGATCTTGGTTCTGGCATTGAGGGATTGGTGAGGTCCATCCTTGTGCTTCCTGTGAAGGATGAGGGCTTTTTGTGGAGGTGTCTCCTGTGCCACCTCCCCTCATAACTCATTTCCTGCCATTGCCCCCAGTAACCCCAGTGCCACactgcaggctccagcagcttcctgctgcacGTTCCAACCCACAAGGACATCTCCACTCCAGGAATTCAAATTTCAGAAGCTGGTGACTTGCTTCCTGGCATGCCCCGAGGCAGGCTAAGCTCTTAAATGCTGGGATTGTTGTGTATTTTCCCAGTAATGATCTGTTGTAACTGGCTGGCAGGCAGAGACCGGTCTGGagggctgctccctcccagagcagtgctgggggggtTGGGGTGGGTCCCTCCTTAatggcagagcactgggggCCTGACAGCAGCCAGATTAGTGAGGGGACCCcagatttggggggggtttCTTGCCTAACAAGTGTCATTTGATGCTTAGTGAGAAACCATCCTTGGGGCTTCATCGGGAGCCTTTGTGTACACAAGGGtctggggaggaggaatggcTCCGTGGGGATTAGCACATGAAAACAGGTCTgtgtgcagcagtgcagcagggcagggccctTGGGGACCATTTCTTAGCCTCTTGGGAGGCTGCTGGGTGAGGtggaggggaggagcagggctctgcagtcACCCTGAGCCCCTAGAGCCCCCCCAAGAGCCTCTACAACCCCCCAAGAGTCTCTTCAACGCCCCCAAGAGCCTCTGCAACCCCTCCAGAGCCTCTACATCATCCTCAGAGCCCCTGCAATACCCCCTGAGCACCAACAACATTCCCAGAGCCTGAGCAGCCCAGTGCCTCAGCTCAGCAcccaccagcccagctgccctgctggtGACTGATCTCTGTGCTTGAGATTTACAGTCATTCAGTGAAGATTTGCTCATGCCAGGGGACCTGTTGCATCCCTGGGTAAGGCAGGATCTCACTCCTAAGCAACAAAAAAACTGCCTGCAACCTTCCTGTAGCTTGGAGCCCTGCTGTGGTTAAGCAAATTCTTGGAGAAAGATGGTGCTGAAGGCAGGTTTTAATAGGGAATGTGGCATAATCAGGGAAGGCAGCCTCCAGACtgaaggaggaggctgagggccCTCCACCatcctccctggcagctgccctgtgctcagaCGTGTTCCTGAGCTCCCTCTGCCCGTGCAGGTGTTTGactcccctggctgtgcccctctctccctctgtaGGTGTATGTGGTTGGGAATGACAGCTCGAGCCTGCTGCTGGGATCCCTGCAGCCAGTCCTGGGAGTGGTGTTTTCCCTCTATTCCTTCGCCAGGCAGAATGTGTCATACTTACGGTAAGGGAGGCTTTGTACTCTGTTCCTGCTGGGGTTTCATCTGCTGGGCTCaccctcctccagcagccacgctcggggcacaggcaggagcagagagccTCCTTCTCACCCCAGAGCACTCTGTTCCAAGCAGGCAGCAACCACAGGCAGGGCACACAGCCTCACTGGCAGCCCATTCTCACgttagtttttgttttccctgaagCCAGGATGTTCTGTGTAGAGCTGAGCGTGCCCTCAGGAGCACAGGGTG includes the following:
- the LOC136561124 gene encoding cadherin-1-like, with amino-acid sequence MGRRAGCSVPFCLFLLLLQCERRLCQRAASCQPGFAAETFALTVPRDSVAAGRALGRVSFVDCGESHRAAFLPDDTRFKVSRDGIVTATRPLQLQQRDITFAVHTWDTVGKRHSAKVTLHRRRHQHRHHEQMQQSTVPDVLIFPEHGHGLRRQKRDWVIPPINCPENERGPFPKKLVQIKSNKDKETKVFYSITGQGADTIPVGVFIIERETGWLEVTKPLDREEKNKYVLYSHAVSANGQPVEDPMEIIITVTDQNDNRPVFTQEVFVGYIEENAKPGTSVMTVNATDADDAINVNNGIIGYSILSEEPKGAQQMFTINAKNGIISVIGTGLDRETTPNYTLIIQAADQEGFGLTNTATAIIKVTDANDNPPVFDPATYESSVDENEVGVVVARLHVTDQDLPGSPAWNAVYRIRSGDPQGDFEITTDPKTNDGLLKTAKGLDYETQNRYKLVVSVENQVPFTVALNLATANVLVVVRDVNEAPIFMPPVKQVEVMEDVPVGYQITSYTAQDPDKDQRQKITYRMGSDPAGWLEIDPENGIITAAQPLDRESAHAINSTYKAIILAVDNGSPNYATGTGTLLLVLQDVNDNGPVPEARSFDICNRQPEEQTLKIIDKDLPPNTHPFKAELMYGSGSNWTVSVVQPDEVKLNMKKELEPGEYNIFLKLLDAQGKDQITAVRAQVCSCEGPAKNCERRAYISGGMGVPAILGILGGILALLILLLLLLLFVRKRKVEKEPLLPPEDDMRDNVYHYDEEGGGEEDQDYDLSQLHRGLDARPEVIRNDVAPPLMAAPQYRPRPANPDEIGNFIDENLKAADTDPTAPPYDSLLVFDYEGSGSEATSLSSLNSSASDGDQDYDYLNDWGGRFRKLAELYGGGEEDD